GCTTAAGAGCAGCGGGACCATGGCCAGGGAAAACATCATCAGGCCGTGCCTGAGGGTCAAGCCAATGGCGAAGCCCCGCTTAAGGCCGTGCGGGTTGGTCTCCAGGAAGAAGGGCTTGGCGATAAAGCGCCGGATATAAAGCTGTGTGAGTTCCAGGTTAAGGTAGCTCACGAAGGCGCCGAAGAGCAAGGCGGCGACCGCAAATACCATCTTGATCCTGAGGCCCGGGACTCCGTACTGAGCGGCGAAGGCCGCAGTCTTGATGAAATACTGCTGAACCGCGATAACCCAGACCAGGGCGAAAATGACCAACGGCAGGTTGATTATCCTCCTCTCCACCTGCGCGGGGTCTGGCTTCTTGCGAAAGAAACGGTATCTGTATAGCGGCCAGAGCCACAGCACCAGCAGCCAGCCGTACAAGCCGGCGATACTCTGCGAACTGCCGAACGATACGCTGATATCCTGGTCGGATTCCTTGGCCATTGTGAGGTTGCTGGCCTGGCCTGCTTCCCGCGTCCCCTCCCGGCCCTTTTTATCGGAATAATGCACTCCGCTCTTTTCAGTCTTGAGCGGATGGAATATCTTCTCCACCAGTTCCCGGGGCGGCTCATTATTGCGGCCGGCGGCCATTGCTTTGCTCAGCTCCGCCTCCAACAGGCGGATGTCAATAAGGGAATAGCTCATGAACACGCTGCTCGTGATACCACCCAGGTTTATCATGAACCAAAAGAGGATGTAGAGCGGCAGATGGAGGTTCCGCACACCCCTCCAGAGTCGGGTTATGATCGTGGTCATCGCGAATACCGTTGATCTATAGGAGACATAAGAGCGATCATTGTGTGTTTCCTTTGTGGTTGAAGCTTCTGCACGCCTCCCGGAAAAAGCCGCAAAAGCGAACCTCTATCGCAATAATTCATCGGATACACTTCTCTTTTATAATATTCACCAGAAGTTCTTCGGAATAATCCACCCCCTGTTTATATTTTTTTTCAAGAGGCTGCTTGAAAGGATTTCTTTTTTGCCTGCCCGCAATGCACAGATGCATATGAAAAGAATAGCAATGCTGGCAATGATGATTCACAGGCTGGGGCAGAACAAAGTTATCTCCCAGGATCGGGAACACGATTTCATTGGACCTGATTTCGTTATGCAGGATCACAGCCGGCTTCCTGTGGAAGGCGAACAAGTGCATAGGAGCTGAATTAGGCCCTATAAAAAGATCGGCCTGTTTCATTAAAGCCGCCGCTGTTCCCAAACTTTTCACATCCCAGAGCCGTTCATGACAGGGAATTTTTTGATCGCCCGGAAAGCCGAACTGGACCCAGTGGATCTGATCCCTGGTCTTTTTAAAAATTCTATTCCAGGCGAACCAGGAAAGAACATTTCCGACCGTTCTTCCCGAAGTATGCACCAGCAGCACTTTTTTATTTTTGGGAACTTTAGATCTCCATTCCGCGGCGGCATCCGATTCCCGTTGAGAGCAATACAATTCCGGGGCCGGTTCCTCTGTCGTGTAAATGCCGAAAACCCGGAGCCTGCGCTGATGTGAATTTCCGAAGCCGAATTCCCGGAAGGCTCCCGCGGGTTCCCGTCCCGGAATATCCCTGATGGAGTCGACATAGGGGTTTAATTTAAAGACCTCTTCGGCAAATCTATGCGGAGCCGCAAAAACCCTGCAACCTTTATATTTTTCTTTTAACATTCTGGGAACATTTGTATAAGTGAGATAATCGCCTATATGGGATTTCCGTTCTCCGATAAAAAAACCCTCTTTTAATCCCGTATCTATTTCTTCCGCGGAAAAAGGTTTATCCGCGAATCTGTCTTTCCATGTTTCCTGGTAACGAAGTATTTCTTTTTCATAATCCGAAATGGAATAGTAATTTAAAACATCCTCGGTTAGCGGAGAACTATTCATTATCGGCTGCTCCTTTTTCCTCTGTCGGATTTTGGCCGGCACGAACCTGCAAGTCTCACCCGGTAAACCCGGCAAGATAAGGATATCCGGAACGCTGCGTCTTTTACTGAATTATTGTTTATGTTGTTTCGGGCTCGTTTCTTTACGGATACCGGGAACGGTTCTCAAATTATCGGTATTCGCGGTACGGCCTAATAATTGTTCGCCAATTCCACAAGCAGACTCTCGTGGAGTTTATCAATTTCGGCGGGGTCGGCCGAATAGTTGTTGATTATAAAGGTAAATGCCAGGCTGCGGCCTTTTTTTGTTTTAAGGTAGCCGGTATAGGCACGCACGCCGGTAAGCGAGCCTGATTTAATGCGCAGGCCTTTGGCCAGATAAGTATCGTTGCCCATGCGCTTTATATGGCCGGTGGCCTCGGGGTCAGCCGGAAACACCAGCGTATCCCCGAAAGCCTCAAAATATTTCTTCTTTGAAACCGAGCAGAGCAGGTCCGTAAAGTTCTCCGCCTTGACCATATCCGCCTGCGACAGCCCGGAAGCGTCTATAAGCTTCATTTCCGAGATGTCCACTTTCTGCGCGGCCAGGAAATCCCTCAGAATTTTTATGCCGTTGTCATCCGTGCCTTTAAGGCCCGACGCTGCGGCCAGCTGCCGCAGCATCAGTTCGGCGTAAAGGTTGAAACTGCGCTTATTGGTCACGCGTATTATATTTTCAAGCGCGGCGCCCTGTGTTTCAGTTATAAAAGTCAGCCGGGCATCCTTAAGGGGTTCGGCTGTCTTATAGGGTTTTTTATTTGAGTTTATTCCGGCATGCATTAAATAAGCGTTAAAGCTTTGCGCAGCGAACAATGCCGGGGCCGGTAACGCGCCCTTAATGGCGAATTCTTCGGCACCCTGCGGAATGGAACCGCGCAGCACCGCCATATTTTGCTCCGGAAAGGCGAAAACATAGCCGTTGTCTCCGGAACCCTTCGGGCCGGTCAGCATATAATTTTCGAATTTAAGGTCCGCCAGGTAGGGTTCGGTGCGCAGGACTTTAGCTTCCCCGCCTACGGAATCGGACGGTTTGAAATAGAGTTTATAAAGGTTGTCGTTTATGGTGAGAGCCGAGGCCTGGGCGGCGTAGTAATTGCCTATATCTTCCCAGGCCCAGGAGCCGGGCTGAACGCTTTCAAAGGCGGACTCGTCGCCCACAACGGCTCCGTTAATGACATTTATGCCCCTGGCTTTAACAGCATCAGCCCAAAGCTTGAAGGTTTCCTCCAGCGGCCGGGCGTCTTTTATCAGTTGGGAACCAAGGGATGGATCCCCGCCGCCTTTAATATAGATGTTGCCGTTCAAAAAACCGTTCACGACAGCGCCGTCATGATAAACGGCGGTTTTGATCCTGTAATCCGGGCCAAGCCGGTCAAAAGCGGCGGCGGTAACGAAAATTTTAAGTATACTGCCCGGCGTCAGATTTTTCTGCGCGTTGTAAGCGGCCACGCTAATGCCTGAGGCGGCGTCCTTCACGCTTATCCCCCAGGAAGCGTTCTTGATTCCCGGCCGGGAGGCCAGTTCCTTTATTCTGGCGTTAATATCCGCCGCGCCCGAGGACCCCGCGCACAGCAGAACCAGCGCAAATAATATCACGCTTTTCATAAATAAAAGTATAGCAAATCAAAGAATTGTCGGGTTACCGCAGAGTGTTCAGTCCGAATTCTTCACTTATGAAGAATTCCCCTTCGCAGTGCTCAGGGGTCGCTTCGCGACGGATACACCCTTGAGAATTTTCGCACATAGTGCTGAAAATTCTCAACCCGCTACTGCGGGGAATCCTGCACTTTTTTGTCCCCTGATTTTTCAATGGAAACCGGCTCTGAATGCAGGATTCGGGTTAACAAAGCGCGGGTTTCTTTGTCCGCGGGATCGGCGGAGAGCGCTTTCCCGTAAAACAAGATCGCGCCGGGCGTATCTTTACGGGAGAGAGCGAGTTTGCCCAGATTGAGGTAAGCGGCGGCATAAGCGCTATCGCACTGCGCCGCCTGGGTATAATATTGCGTTGCTTTTGCGGTCTCGCCTTTTAGCAGGTAAATATTGCCCATATTATTAAGCGCGGGAGCGTGGCAGGGGCTGATCTTCAGCGTTTGCGCGAAATACTCCTGCGCTTTGGCGAACTCTTTGTTTCGGGCGTACAGGAAACCTAAATTGTAATAGTTGTCGTCATTTTCCGGATATATCAGTATCGCCTGA
This is a stretch of genomic DNA from Elusimicrobiota bacterium. It encodes these proteins:
- the dacB gene encoding D-alanyl-D-alanine carboxypeptidase/D-alanyl-D-alanine-endopeptidase, which codes for MKSVILFALVLLCAGSSGAADINARIKELASRPGIKNASWGISVKDAASGISVAAYNAQKNLTPGSILKIFVTAAAFDRLGPDYRIKTAVYHDGAVVNGFLNGNIYIKGGGDPSLGSQLIKDARPLEETFKLWADAVKARGINVINGAVVGDESAFESVQPGSWAWEDIGNYYAAQASALTINDNLYKLYFKPSDSVGGEAKVLRTEPYLADLKFENYMLTGPKGSGDNGYVFAFPEQNMAVLRGSIPQGAEEFAIKGALPAPALFAAQSFNAYLMHAGINSNKKPYKTAEPLKDARLTFITETQGAALENIIRVTNKRSFNLYAELMLRQLAAASGLKGTDDNGIKILRDFLAAQKVDISEMKLIDASGLSQADMVKAENFTDLLCSVSKKKYFEAFGDTLVFPADPEATGHIKRMGNDTYLAKGLRIKSGSLTGVRAYTGYLKTKKGRSLAFTFIINNYSADPAEIDKLHESLLVELANNY